One genomic segment of Microbacterium sp. ProA8 includes these proteins:
- the rpmH gene encoding 50S ribosomal protein L34 yields MSKRTFQPNNRRRAKKHGFRARMRTRAGRGILSARRAKGRTELSA; encoded by the coding sequence ATGAGCAAGCGCACCTTCCAGCCCAACAACCGCCGTCGTGCCAAGAAGCACGGCTTCCGTGCCCGCATGCGTACGCGCGCGGGCCGCGGCATCCTTTCGGCTCGTCGCGCCAAGGGGCGCACCGAGCTCTCGGCCTGA